Genomic segment of Streptomyces sp. NBC_01210:
TGTACATGCTCGTCTGTCTGCTCGCGGGCAGCGCCGCCAGCGCCGCGCTCGGCCCGGTGTGGACCGGCGGCGGCTGGGGTGCCGTGGTGGCCACCGGTGCGGGCTCCGTGGGACTCGCGGCCGCACTGGCGGCGCTCGGTTTCCGGGACAACACAGCAGAAGGGAGTGGTTCGCGATGAGCCGTTCGCGGAGCTACCGGCTCAGCCCCACCACCCAGGGGCCGTCGTATCCGCCCAGTGAAATCGTCGACGCCGAAGGCGACTTCGTGGTGATCGGAATGATCAACCGGGAGGGGCCCTCGGGCAGTGTCGAACGGTCCTGGGGATCAGCGATCGTCAGCCCCAAGAGCGATCTGCCGGCGTTCGGCGAGCAGCTCCCGTACACCGTCGTACGCGAGCTGGGCAGCGAACTCGACCCGGCGGACCGGGACATGGTGCTGCATACGCTTCCGCTTCCACTGCCGTGCAACAACTACCCGATGGTCTTCGCACCCGAGCAGCGGCCCGACGCGAACGAGATCGTACGGCCGAGCTATCCGCTCCATCAGGCGCCGATCCCCGATCTGCGGCCGGAGGACGGGCCCAAGGTGACCGAGCCGATCACGCTCGGCCGGTGGGTCCAGGCGGAGGGGGTGCTGGAGGTGGAACTCACCCCGGACGGCCGCGGCGCCGTATTCCGGATGGAGTTCGGCGGGCTGGTCCCGAGCAGCCTCTACACCGTGATGTCCCTGCGTCAGCACGACCTGGACCCGGCAGGGCCCACCAGGCCCGGTCCGCTGGGTGTGCCCAATGTCTTCGTCACCGACGAGGACGGCAGCGCGAGTTACCGCGCGACCATGCCGCATCCCTTCCCGGCGCCCGGCACACCGGGAGCGAACCGGATCATCAATGTCGTGGTGCTGTGGATGAGTTATCAGCAGAACTACGGCGGTGCCATCGGCTGGTTCGGTCTGGGCGGCGATATTCATGCCCAGTTGAAACTTCAGAAGCCGGAATTTCACGAATTCGTAACGACGGAATGAATTGAGGTTGGTGGCTGTGCCGTTCATCACTGTGACCACGTGGCCGAATCAGACGGATGAGAAGAGTCAGGAGCTGATCGAGGAGATCACCAAGGCCACACACAAGGTCACCGGAGCGCCGCTCGACAAGATAGCGGTGGTCATTCAGGAGATTCCCCAGAATCGCTGGGGCGAGGGTGGGATCATGGCTACGAACCCGGAATTTCCGGAGTTGAG
This window contains:
- a CDS encoding tautomerase family protein, with protein sequence MAVPFITVTTWPNQTDEKSQELIEEITKATHKVTGAPLDKIAVVIQEIPQNRWGEGGIMATNPEFPELSRRRK